A part of Anolis sagrei isolate rAnoSag1 chromosome 3, rAnoSag1.mat, whole genome shotgun sequence genomic DNA contains:
- the SFR1 gene encoding swi5-dependent recombination DNA repair protein 1 homolog, with the protein METTVLNEPTSLCSTPESSGLKSSSSSEKQPMSSTLRERLKKARRSFHSSLIVPKRLKIDEENNCSTCKEESLSKGETYCRSQSKDEDLGKVPDGSSCLKSSMQERDLCISECTGYSKNARGSTEVLLLGKDDRPWELLEEKATLIKEVQEKEELLRRLKLVKMYRSKNNPTELQSLISKWRSSSQVMLYELQTALATDSQKLSITQLIDNFGLDDQLLHYNRTEEDFTDAE; encoded by the exons ATGGAAACAACTGTGTTAAATGAACCTACATCACTATGCTCCACTCCAGAAAGTAGTGGtctgaaaagcagcagctcctcaGAGAAACAG CCAATGAGTTCAACCCTTAGAGAACGTTTGAAGAAAGCGAGGCGGTCATTTCATTCATCTTTAATTGTACCAAAGCGTCTAAAAATAGATGAAGAAAACAACTGCAGTACTTGTAAAGAAGAGTCTTTGTCTAAAGGAGAAACATATTGTAGATCACAAAGCAAAGATGAAGACTTGGGAAAAGTTCCTGATGGAAGCAGTTGTTTGAAAAGTAGCATGCAAGAGAGAGATCTCTGTATTTCTGAATGTACTGGATATAGTAAGAATGCACGGGGTTCTACAGAAGTTCTTTTGCTGGGAAAAGATGACAGGCCATGGGAATTGCTGGAAGAAAAGGCAACATTGATAAAAGAGGTCCAGGAAAAGGAGGAACTTCTTCGGAGGCTCAAACTGGTCAAGATGTACAGATCAAAG AACAACCCAACAGAGCTTCAGTCTCTGATATCAAAATGGCGAAGCAGTTCTCAAGTGATGCTATATGAACTACAAACAGCACTAGCTACAGATAGCCAGAAATTAAGTATTACTCAGTTGATAGACAACTTTGGACTGGATGATCAGCTGCTACATTATAACAGAACAGAAGAAGATTTTACAGATGCAGAATAA